A region of the Synechococcus sp. PCC 7502 genome:
GAGGATATTGGCATCTAGTAGATTTCCTTCTAAACCTCTTTGTAAAAAGATTTGTGGTGAGACCTGAAAGCTAATATTAGGTTCAGTATAGGCATTAAAGTTTTGCTGATAAAAAAATCCACCGCCGTCCCGCCGATCAAACCCAATCCGTACGGGAAAAGATCTCTCAAACCGATCTAAAACTATGCTGTTAAAGGGAACTGGTAGGGTTAAGCCCTGATCAAAAACAAGGGTGGGAGACTCGGAATCAAGGCGATCTTGGGTAGGGGTAATCTTAGTTAGGGTGGCTTTGTTAGCACGAATTTCCAGTTCAGGAGGATCATAGGGATCGTTAGTAACCTTAAGATTTTCGGCTGTCCAAGTGTCTCCATCTAGGAATATCTTGTCAGCTTTAAACCGCACCCGACTAATAGCTTTACTTACAGTTGCAGAACTACTATCCCCAAACACATTAATAATCGAAGACCTAGACCCTAAATCTGAAGGGAGGCGATTCACTCTGCTGCTTAAATTATTTAAGTCGAGAAAACCAGAGGCATTACTGAAAGAGCCTTTGCTGCTACCATAGTTATAGGACAGAGTGCTACCTCTAAGGCGTTGATCGCCCCTTTGCAAAAATACATTACCCTCCGCCGTAGCTTCCTTAGTAATTAAATTGAGCTTAACTACATCGGCTTTAAGTTCAGTATTGAGATATTTAACCGTAACGTTACCTGTAGCTGTGAATATTTGCTCTTTGGCATTATATTCTTGGCGATCGGCAATAACGTTAACTATCTCTCCCGTTGGTGTTGATGCAACTGGATTTGTTGATTGTGGAAGCGACTGTGGATCGAGCTTAACTGCTCCCGCTTGGGCGGTCAAGTTATACCTTGAAAATTTTAAGCTGGGAATGTTACCCATGAATGAACGCAGCGCATTCTCTACTTCAGGAATTTTGGAGACATTGGTCTGATTTCTTGGAACCGCAGCAGCAACAAGATGATAGTTGGTAGGGATGGTAACTTGATAAAAATTAGTAGGGGCGGTATAGAGCATGTACTGATGCTAGTACTTGAATCCGTTTTTACGGGTATGGATTGCAGGTTCACTATCGCTTAATCTTTCACCCCCAATAATTTGGGCTAAAACTAAGTTATGGTCGCCAGTATCCACTACCTGAGTAACTTTAGCATCTAAATAAGCAATCGCTTCTTGTAAATAGGGTTGTCCACTGGGGGCGATCGCTGTGGGAACCTCAGCTAAAGGATTGATTTCTGGATCAAAACCCTTAGCAAAATATCCAACTAGTTTCCCCTGACCTTTGCCTAAAATATTAATTACCACTGGACTTCCAACTGTAAGTAGGGCAGATATGGGTCTTTCCTTGGAGACGACAATACTGACAGATGGTGGCGTAAACCCCGCTTGCTGTACCCAAGATGCCAGCATGACATGATTTTTTTGATCTTGACTTGTGGTTACAACAAATAGTCCACTGGAGACAGAGCCAAGTGCTGATCCCACAGTCTCTAAGTTTTCAGACATTATTTAATATTTAATTTATATAAGTTTAGTTAAGTTATTTATCGGTAGGCAGTATTTAAACCCCACCAAATTAAGAAAGCAATACCACTGAGAATAACTATTGCAGAAAGGAACAAAATGATGGGCTTATCCGCTCCATCGAACTTCATAATGCCACGGTTAAAGTCTGACATAACTAAAAATTAACTCCGTAATTACATCTTATTTATATCTAAACATCTCATCGACAATATACTAACCCAATTAAACCAAATCCCTGTGAAATATCCACTAGAAAATTATTTACTTTTATGGCGGGTTTGATCGGAGTTTCACGACTGTGATACTTCATACATGCAGTCAATAGTAAATACGAGTCTCTCTAAATTATAAAAAGACTCGTATTGAGTCTCGAAAATTAATAATTAAGAATAGGCTGGGACATCCAATCTTTCTTATGTGTACAATACGAGTCTCTTTATAAGTCTTATATTGAGTATCGTATTTCTATTCGTAATATTGTAATTGATTAATTCAGGACTTACGCAGTGT
Encoded here:
- a CDS encoding DUF3769 domain-containing protein, translated to MLYTAPTNFYQVTIPTNYHLVAAAVPRNQTNVSKIPEVENALRSFMGNIPSLKFSRYNLTAQAGAVKLDPQSLPQSTNPVASTPTGEIVNVIADRQEYNAKEQIFTATGNVTVKYLNTELKADVVKLNLITKEATAEGNVFLQRGDQRLRGSTLSYNYGSSKGSFSNASGFLDLNNLSSRVNRLPSDLGSRSSIINVFGDSSSATVSKAISRVRFKADKIFLDGDTWTAENLKVTNDPYDPPELEIRANKATLTKITPTQDRLDSESPTLVFDQGLTLPVPFNSIVLDRFERSFPVRIGFDRRDGGGFFYQQNFNAYTEPNISFQVSPQIFLQRGLEGNLLDANILGVVAKLDAILPDSQFFTGRATLSGLNLANAENQLRANIQYSRPVLGDHILVAQYAYRDRLFNGSLGFQDVSNSLGVNLFSPNYVLGDSGINFSYQVGAQYIGADSDRSDSQPIVVASLARLQGATALSRSFPLWRGTALPAERETGLKYLPEPVTPSFDAFLGVAGNYAFYSSGDYQSYLSATVGVVGVFGNFAQPYFDYTKINISYTQGIVGGRSPFLFDRIADPQVFTFGIVQQVYGPFRVGIEQSWNPVSGRIVDSNYSLQYDRRTYAIVIRYNPTREIGELVFRISDFNWNDSSNDSSSDVTPVTGGLERR
- a CDS encoding flavin reductase family protein, coding for MSENLETVGSALGSVSSGLFVVTTSQDQKNHVMLASWVQQAGFTPPSVSIVVSKERPISALLTVGSPVVINILGKGQGKLVGYFAKGFDPEINPLAEVPTAIAPSGQPYLQEAIAYLDAKVTQVVDTGDHNLVLAQIIGGERLSDSEPAIHTRKNGFKY